A section of the Devosia rhizoryzae genome encodes:
- a CDS encoding transglutaminase-like cysteine peptidase, whose translation MAINKNWLAAMVCSALLALAAPATATDFTNVAYIQTAEAPTSIPVGHLEFCKSRPAECQRNDKVVPAMALDDTTWQQLVSINAYYNQTIVPVTDEQLYQTAEFWTYPNGYGDCEDFALIKRRDLIAAGWHPSTLMIAVVKEANGNGHAVLIARTDRGDLVLDNQVGSIDLWSDTPYKFIKRQSQADAGQWVDMLDSRDTVVATASTN comes from the coding sequence ATGGCAATCAACAAGAACTGGCTGGCGGCGATGGTGTGCAGCGCGCTTCTCGCGCTCGCAGCTCCGGCCACGGCAACCGACTTCACCAACGTCGCTTATATCCAGACTGCCGAGGCGCCGACTTCCATTCCCGTCGGTCATCTCGAATTCTGCAAGTCCCGCCCTGCCGAATGCCAGCGCAACGACAAGGTCGTCCCGGCAATGGCGCTCGACGACACCACCTGGCAGCAGCTGGTCTCCATCAACGCCTACTACAACCAGACCATCGTCCCCGTCACCGACGAACAGCTCTACCAGACGGCCGAATTCTGGACCTACCCCAACGGCTACGGCGATTGCGAAGATTTCGCCCTGATCAAGCGCCGCGACCTGATCGCTGCCGGCTGGCATCCGTCCACCCTGATGATCGCCGTGGTCAAGGAAGCCAACGGCAACGGCCATGCCGTGCTGATCGCCCGCACCGATCGCGGCGACCTCGTGCTCGACAATCAGGTCGGCTCGATCGATCTGTGGAGCGACACGCCCTACAAGTTCATCAAGCGCCAGTCGCAGGCCGATGCCGGCCAGTGGGTCGACATGCTCGATAGCCGCGACACCGTGGTCGCCACCGCCAGCACCAACTGA
- a CDS encoding PilZ domain-containing protein: MLSDDIAAPLNSAFSLTPASERRFQRVNVSILGRYMLADRREFPCQVLSMSPGDALVIAPVAGIVGEKVIAYLDHLGRIEGTILSQVEGGFLMDIAASARKRDKMAAQLTWLANKDLLNLPEDRRHERVVPDIRHSTVVLDDGRRYNCKIIDISLSGAAVELDVRPAMGTPITLGRMRARVVRHFQNGVAVEFASAQEMLTVVQQNLRMN, encoded by the coding sequence ATGCTGAGTGACGACATCGCCGCGCCCCTGAACTCTGCTTTCTCGCTGACCCCGGCGAGCGAACGTCGCTTCCAGCGCGTCAACGTCTCCATTCTTGGCCGCTACATGCTGGCCGATCGCCGCGAATTTCCCTGCCAGGTTCTGTCCATGTCACCCGGCGATGCGCTGGTTATCGCCCCCGTCGCCGGCATTGTGGGCGAAAAAGTCATCGCCTATCTCGATCATCTCGGCCGTATCGAGGGCACGATTCTAAGCCAGGTCGAAGGCGGCTTCCTCATGGATATTGCCGCTTCGGCCCGCAAGCGCGACAAGATGGCAGCGCAGCTCACCTGGCTCGCCAATAAGGATCTGCTCAATCTGCCCGAGGATCGCCGCCACGAACGCGTCGTTCCCGATATCCGCCACTCCACCGTCGTGCTCGACGATGGCCGGCGCTATAACTGCAAGATCATCGATATTTCGCTCTCCGGCGCCGCCGTCGAACTCGATGTCCGCCCGGCCATGGGCACGCCGATCACCCTCGGCCGAATGCGCGCTCGCGTGGTCCGTCACTTCCAGAACGGCGTCGCCGTCGAGTTCGCGTCGGCCCAGGAAATGCTGACCGTGGTGCAGCAAAACCTGCGCATGAACTAG
- a CDS encoding PAS domain-containing protein — MQMPSTKTLYTYWNTIRGSRSAPDRRDIDPTRIREALANTFILELDDADKFSFRLAGSHLCTAYCRELKGRSFSALWHDRDSDAIETLIRAVTEDHAVALVTFQGTTALHTKVSFETILMPLRHNGSTHTRVLGSMSALDEPYWLGVQPVIEQRITGLRLIWPDEIAAEDNVREVVSSVVNDVAFAHGGGAPMALPTTVFGRSARRYAHLAVIDGGRN; from the coding sequence ATGCAGATGCCGAGCACCAAGACGCTCTACACCTATTGGAACACGATTCGGGGTTCCCGCAGCGCGCCCGATCGCCGCGATATCGACCCGACCCGCATTCGTGAAGCGCTTGCGAACACCTTTATCCTCGAGCTCGACGACGCCGACAAGTTCAGCTTCCGTCTGGCAGGGTCGCACCTTTGCACCGCCTATTGCCGCGAGCTCAAAGGCCGCTCCTTTTCCGCGCTCTGGCATGATCGCGACAGTGATGCCATCGAGACGCTGATCCGCGCCGTGACCGAAGATCATGCTGTCGCGCTCGTGACCTTCCAGGGCACCACTGCCCTCCACACCAAGGTCAGCTTCGAGACCATCCTGATGCCGCTACGGCACAATGGCTCGACCCATACCCGCGTCCTGGGCTCCATGTCGGCGCTCGACGAACCCTATTGGTTGGGCGTCCAGCCCGTGATTGAGCAGCGCATCACCGGGCTCCGGCTGATCTGGCCGGACGAGATCGCAGCCGAAGACAATGTGCGCGAAGTTGTTTCCAGCGTCGTCAACGACGTCGCCTTCGCCCATGGCGGCGGCGCACCAATGGCGCTTCCGACCACCGTCTTCGGCCGCTCGGCCCGCCGATACGCCCATCTCGCGGTCATTGATGGTGGCCGAAACTAA
- a CDS encoding rhomboid family intramembrane serine protease, translated as MSEEAQTPTPPQPPAHEPVFLLPAAVTGLAGLMVLIHLASTLVLNEEGLIELLYWFAFQPYRFVLAGEDISYALPLIWSPVTHALLHGGWDHLLINVAWLVIFATPLTRRYGAGPMLAIFAVSSIAGAGFFAVTTLYDGVYLIGASGGVAGLTGAAIRFIFQPVVVARNPETGQPVVLGRRLASIREVFAHPSSRWFALIWLLLNAAVPLIPMITGAAINVAWQAHLGGFAAGFFLVPIFERRQEP; from the coding sequence ATGAGTGAAGAAGCGCAAACGCCGACGCCCCCGCAGCCTCCGGCGCATGAGCCGGTGTTTCTCTTGCCTGCGGCGGTCACCGGCCTTGCGGGGCTGATGGTGTTGATTCACCTGGCATCAACCTTGGTTCTTAACGAAGAGGGGCTGATCGAGCTGCTCTACTGGTTCGCATTTCAGCCCTATCGCTTCGTGCTGGCGGGGGAGGACATCAGCTATGCCCTGCCGCTGATCTGGTCGCCGGTGACGCATGCGCTTCTGCATGGCGGATGGGATCACCTGCTAATCAACGTCGCCTGGCTCGTGATCTTTGCAACGCCGCTGACCCGCCGCTACGGGGCAGGGCCGATGCTGGCGATCTTTGCGGTGTCGTCGATCGCGGGGGCAGGCTTTTTTGCGGTCACGACGCTTTATGACGGTGTCTACCTGATCGGCGCCTCGGGCGGGGTCGCGGGGCTGACCGGGGCGGCGATCCGCTTCATCTTCCAGCCGGTGGTCGTGGCCCGCAATCCCGAGACCGGACAGCCGGTGGTGCTGGGGCGGCGGCTTGCCAGCATCCGGGAAGTGTTCGCTCATCCCTCGTCGCGCTGGTTTGCGCTGATCTGGCTGTTGCTCAACGCGGCGGTGCCGTTGATCCCGATGATTACGGGTGCGGCTATCAATGTAGCATGGCAGGCGCATCTTGGCGGCTTTGCCGCGGGCTTTTTCCTGGTGCCGATCTTCGAGCGGCGTCAGGAACCGTAG
- the hisI gene encoding phosphoribosyl-AMP cyclohydrolase: protein MTIAFTDPKSLDHAALEEGTAFAPRFDANGLITVVTVEAGSNDVLMVAHMNSETLSLTLETGIAHYWSRSRQSIWKKGETSGELQEVVELRTDCDQDCLVMTVRQTGRGAACHTGRKSCFYRRVTVDEGEARLKDTGLPRLFDPKAVYGS from the coding sequence ATGACCATCGCCTTCACCGATCCCAAATCGCTCGACCACGCGGCGCTCGAAGAAGGCACCGCCTTCGCCCCGCGCTTCGATGCGAACGGCCTCATCACCGTGGTCACCGTCGAAGCCGGCAGCAATGACGTGCTGATGGTCGCGCATATGAATAGCGAAACCCTGTCGCTGACGCTCGAGACCGGCATTGCGCACTACTGGTCGCGCTCCCGCCAGTCGATCTGGAAAAAGGGCGAAACCTCCGGCGAGCTGCAGGAAGTGGTCGAGCTCCGCACCGATTGCGACCAGGACTGCCTGGTGATGACCGTGCGCCAGACTGGCCGCGGCGCCGCCTGCCACACCGGCCGCAAGAGCTGCTTTTACCGCCGCGTCACCGTCGACGAGGGCGAAGCCAGGCTCAAAGACACCGGCCTGCCGCGGCTCTTTGATCCCAAAGCCGTCTACGGTTCCTGA
- the folE gene encoding GTP cyclohydrolase I FolE has protein sequence MDARVNAPKPMTPANDPAPRPTREEAEAAVRTLIAWAGDDPRREGLLDTPARVTKAYGELFAGYDLSAKDVLSKTFKEVGGYDDLVLVKAIPFYAHCEHHMVPFFGKAHIAYLPHDGVVGLSKLARLVEVYARRLQTQETMTAQIIDAINENLGPRGAAVMLEAEHMCMTMRGVRAHDVKTVTHRFTGVFAEDRVEQDRFFAMVR, from the coding sequence ATGGACGCCCGAGTGAACGCCCCAAAACCGATGACCCCCGCCAACGATCCTGCCCCCCGCCCGACCCGCGAAGAGGCCGAGGCCGCCGTGCGCACTCTGATCGCCTGGGCCGGCGATGATCCGCGCCGCGAGGGCCTTCTTGATACCCCTGCCCGCGTCACCAAGGCCTATGGCGAACTCTTTGCCGGCTACGATCTCAGCGCCAAGGACGTCCTCTCCAAGACCTTCAAGGAGGTCGGCGGCTACGACGACCTCGTCCTCGTCAAAGCCATTCCGTTCTACGCCCATTGCGAGCACCACATGGTGCCTTTCTTCGGTAAGGCCCACATTGCCTACCTGCCGCACGACGGCGTCGTCGGCCTCTCCAAGCTCGCGCGCCTCGTCGAAGTCTATGCCCGGCGCCTCCAGACGCAGGAAACCATGACCGCGCAGATCATCGACGCCATCAACGAAAACCTCGGGCCGCGCGGCGCTGCCGTCATGCTCGAAGCCGAGCATATGTGCATGACCATGCGCGGCGTGCGCGCCCACGACGTCAAGACCGTGACCCACCGCTTCACCGGCGTCTTCGCCGAAGACCGCGTCGAGCAGGACCGCTTCTTCGCCATGGTGCGCTGA
- a CDS encoding iron-sulfur cluster assembly scaffold protein — MELSDLYSEKILDLAGNAPQPGRLAGPDASARKVSRVCGSLIEVDVVVRNGIITAYGHDVSACALGQTSAAIVAQQIVGTPVADFVEVRDAMQAMLKGKGVPPTGRWDDLKYLEPVRHYPNRHMSTMLVFDAVVAALEKIESQQAVAAAG; from the coding sequence ATGGAGCTAAGCGATCTCTATTCCGAAAAGATCCTGGATTTGGCGGGAAATGCCCCCCAGCCGGGGCGCCTTGCAGGGCCGGACGCGAGTGCGCGCAAGGTCAGCCGGGTCTGCGGTTCGCTGATCGAGGTCGATGTGGTCGTTCGCAACGGGATCATCACCGCCTATGGGCATGACGTGTCCGCCTGTGCGCTGGGGCAGACCTCGGCGGCGATCGTGGCGCAGCAGATCGTCGGAACGCCGGTCGCCGACTTCGTCGAGGTTCGCGATGCCATGCAGGCCATGCTCAAGGGCAAGGGTGTGCCGCCGACGGGCAGGTGGGATGATCTAAAATATCTCGAGCCGGTGCGGCACTATCCCAACCGGCACATGTCGACCATGCTCGTCTTCGATGCCGTGGTTGCCGCGCTGGAAAAGATCGAGTCGCAGCAGGCAGTTGCGGCGGCGGGCTGA
- the yidD gene encoding membrane protein insertion efficiency factor YidD yields MQRVIDFFWRAVDLPFKAVAVMLITGYRYSLSMFMGRTCRHAPSCSEFTRDAIWQFGFWPGGWMGLARVVRCRPGGTHGYDPVPDALPDTGKWWRPWGYGRWA; encoded by the coding sequence ATGCAAAGAGTCATCGATTTCTTCTGGCGTGCGGTCGACCTGCCGTTCAAGGCCGTCGCCGTCATGTTGATCACGGGCTATCGCTACTCGCTGTCTATGTTCATGGGGCGCACCTGCCGGCACGCGCCGAGCTGCTCGGAATTCACGCGCGACGCCATCTGGCAGTTTGGTTTTTGGCCTGGCGGCTGGATGGGACTGGCACGTGTCGTGCGCTGCCGGCCGGGTGGCACGCATGGCTATGATCCGGTGCCGGATGCTTTGCCGGACACGGGTAAGTGGTGGCGGCCCTGGGGATATGGGCGGTGGGCTTAG
- the thrS gene encoding threonine--tRNA ligase: MSIKVTFPDGAARDYSRGTTGTEIVEGISKSLAKKTVAMKWNGVLSDLSDALDADGKIEFVTRDSGSKDVLELIRHDAAHVLAEAVQELWPDTQVTIGPVIDNGFYYDFYRPAGPFTEDELRTIEKKMSEIVDRGAAFTKEVWSRDQAKDFFRAKGEDFKVELVDAIPADQSLKMYKQGQWIDLCRGPHMRSVKDVGQAFKLTKVAGAYWRGDSNREVLSRIYGTAFPSKEELDAHLHMMEEAEKRDHRKLGREMDLFHMQEEAPGQVFWHPKGWSIYVALQDYMRRKQRQDGYVEVNTPQVVSRKLWEASGHWDNYQENMFIVEVDEEHAKTKTVNALKPMNCPCHVQVFNHGLKSYRDLPLRMAEFGSCNRYEPSGALHGIMRVRGFTQDDAHIFCTEEQIEAETKKFIDLLAGVYADLGFTDWRIKLSTRPEKRIGSEESWDRAEAALGNACKAAGHDFTIFPGEGAFYGPKLEFVLTDAIGRDWQCGTLQVDPNLPERLDAEYVGADGAKHRPIMLHRAVLGSFERFIGILIENSSGKLPMWLAPTQVVVTTIVSEADEYAEKLVRQLRDAGIRAEIDTRNEKINYKVREHSVGKVPLMFVVGKREAEEGTVSVRRLGTEGQQVQPFMDALVSLMAEATPPDLREAAKKAA, encoded by the coding sequence ATGTCGATCAAGGTGACGTTCCCCGATGGTGCTGCTCGCGACTATTCGCGCGGCACTACCGGCACCGAGATCGTGGAGGGAATCTCGAAGTCGCTGGCCAAGAAGACGGTGGCGATGAAGTGGAACGGCGTCCTGTCCGATCTTTCGGACGCGCTTGACGCTGACGGCAAGATCGAGTTCGTGACGCGCGACAGCGGCTCCAAGGATGTGCTGGAGCTGATCCGGCACGATGCCGCTCACGTCTTGGCCGAAGCGGTGCAGGAGCTTTGGCCCGATACGCAGGTGACGATCGGTCCGGTGATCGACAACGGCTTTTACTACGACTTCTACCGTCCGGCCGGGCCGTTCACGGAAGACGAGCTTCGCACCATCGAAAAGAAGATGAGCGAAATCGTCGATCGCGGTGCGGCCTTTACCAAGGAAGTCTGGAGCCGCGATCAAGCCAAGGACTTCTTCCGGGCCAAGGGCGAGGACTTCAAGGTGGAACTGGTTGACGCCATTCCAGCCGACCAGTCGCTCAAGATGTATAAGCAGGGCCAGTGGATCGACCTTTGCCGCGGCCCGCATATGCGCAGCGTCAAGGATGTCGGCCAGGCCTTCAAGCTGACCAAGGTTGCCGGCGCCTATTGGCGCGGTGACAGCAATCGCGAAGTGCTGAGCCGCATCTACGGCACGGCTTTCCCGAGCAAGGAAGAGCTCGACGCCCATCTTCACATGATGGAAGAGGCCGAAAAGCGCGACCACCGCAAGCTGGGCCGGGAGATGGACCTCTTCCACATGCAGGAAGAGGCGCCGGGCCAGGTGTTCTGGCACCCCAAGGGCTGGAGCATCTATGTGGCGCTGCAGGACTATATGCGCCGCAAGCAACGCCAGGACGGCTATGTAGAGGTCAATACACCGCAGGTCGTCAGCCGCAAGCTTTGGGAAGCGTCCGGGCACTGGGACAATTACCAGGAGAATATGTTCATCGTCGAAGTGGACGAGGAACATGCCAAGACCAAGACGGTGAACGCGCTCAAGCCCATGAACTGCCCCTGCCATGTGCAGGTGTTCAACCATGGCCTCAAATCCTACCGCGATCTGCCGCTGCGCATGGCAGAATTTGGCTCCTGCAACCGCTACGAGCCATCGGGCGCGTTGCACGGGATCATGCGGGTGCGCGGATTTACCCAGGATGACGCCCACATCTTCTGCACCGAGGAGCAGATCGAGGCCGAAACGAAGAAGTTCATCGATCTCCTGGCCGGCGTCTATGCCGACCTTGGCTTCACCGACTGGCGTATCAAGCTCTCGACGCGTCCGGAAAAGCGCATTGGCTCGGAGGAAAGCTGGGATCGTGCCGAGGCCGCGCTGGGCAATGCCTGCAAGGCCGCAGGGCACGACTTTACGATCTTTCCGGGTGAGGGCGCCTTCTACGGGCCCAAGCTTGAATTCGTTCTGACCGACGCCATCGGTCGCGACTGGCAGTGCGGGACGCTCCAGGTCGATCCCAACCTGCCGGAGCGGCTGGACGCTGAATATGTTGGCGCTGACGGTGCCAAGCACCGGCCCATCATGCTGCACCGCGCCGTCCTGGGCAGTTTCGAGCGGTTCATTGGCATTCTGATCGAAAACAGCTCGGGCAAGTTGCCGATGTGGCTGGCGCCGACGCAGGTGGTTGTCACAACCATCGTTTCGGAAGCGGACGAGTATGCGGAAAAGCTGGTGCGCCAATTGCGCGACGCCGGCATCCGCGCCGAGATCGACACGCGCAACGAGAAGATCAACTACAAGGTGCGCGAGCATTCCGTCGGCAAGGTGCCGCTGATGTTCGTGGTCGGCAAGCGCGAGGCCGAAGAGGGCACCGTGTCGGTGCGCCGTCTCGGCACCGAAGGCCAGCAGGTGCAGCCCTTCATGGACGCGCTGGTGTCGCTGATGGCTGAAGCGACCCCGCCGGATCTTCGCGAAGCGGCCAAGAAGGCCGCCTGA
- the arfB gene encoding alternative ribosome rescue aminoacyl-tRNA hydrolase ArfB, producing the protein MITRTIAIDPSEIEETFVRSSGPGGQNVNKVASAVQLRFDLWNSPNIPEPMKRRVAALAGSRMTKEGVIVITSNSHRDQPLNRAEALARLVALLKEGAYPPKPRIATRPTLASKQRRLLGKSIRSDVKRHRSGPVGED; encoded by the coding sequence ATGATTACCCGTACGATCGCCATTGATCCCTCCGAGATCGAAGAAACCTTTGTGCGTAGTTCGGGGCCGGGTGGACAGAATGTCAACAAGGTCGCGAGCGCCGTGCAGTTGCGCTTCGATCTTTGGAACTCGCCGAACATCCCTGAGCCGATGAAGCGGCGGGTGGCGGCGCTGGCGGGTAGCCGCATGACCAAGGAGGGGGTGATCGTCATCACCTCCAACTCGCATCGCGACCAGCCGCTGAACCGCGCCGAAGCGCTGGCTCGCCTGGTGGCCTTGCTCAAGGAAGGGGCTTATCCGCCGAAGCCGCGCATCGCAACGCGGCCGACGCTGGCGTCCAAGCAACGGCGCTTGCTGGGTAAGTCGATCCGCTCGGATGTGAAGCGCCATCGCAGCGGGCCGGTGGGCGAAGACTGA
- a CDS encoding phosphohexomutase domain-containing protein → MSANSLKFGTSGLRGLSVELQGQAARRYTRAFIDHLRRHDLLGSGTVFIGRDFRPSSPSIARDCAMAIAAEGLQPVDCGTLPTPALALHAMAASGASIMVTGSHIPADRNGLKFYRPDGEISKDDEAGIIQMLRDDAVPDHAFETRDEADEALARYVRRYEDLLPEGQLRGLKVGVFEHSTVARDLLGLVLRYFGAETLSLGRIEGFVPVDTEAFSDDVFNPLRGWLAEHKLDAIVSADGDGDRPLLMDGRGAFVRGDVLGLLTARFLEAQTVVTPVTSNSGIERTGSFERVVRTRVGSPYVVAAMSALDDAVVGFEANGGTFIGKNVAARGAVLSELATRDAVLPVLCVLGLSQREGKSVDEVVAALPLQHALSDRLQNTPSDQSAAFLRRLEQDRAYAEQVFALYGIAKMASIDGLQVTTTQGDMVHFRASGNAPELRCYVEGASAEKATELLAWGLATAAREVSSTAFSN, encoded by the coding sequence ATGTCGGCTAATAGTTTGAAGTTCGGCACTAGTGGTTTGCGCGGGCTTTCGGTGGAGCTGCAAGGGCAGGCTGCACGGCGATATACGCGTGCATTCATCGATCACTTGCGCCGTCACGATCTGCTTGGCAGCGGCACAGTTTTCATCGGGCGTGACTTCCGTCCATCCAGCCCATCGATCGCTCGCGACTGCGCCATGGCCATTGCCGCAGAAGGCTTGCAGCCGGTCGATTGCGGCACCCTGCCGACTCCGGCTTTGGCGCTGCACGCCATGGCAGCAAGCGGCGCTTCGATCATGGTGACAGGCAGCCATATCCCCGCCGATCGCAACGGGCTCAAGTTCTATCGTCCGGATGGCGAGATCAGCAAAGACGATGAAGCTGGAATTATCCAGATGCTGCGTGACGACGCGGTCCCTGATCATGCCTTCGAAACGCGCGACGAGGCCGATGAAGCGCTGGCGCGGTATGTAAGACGATACGAGGACCTGTTGCCAGAGGGTCAACTGCGTGGGCTCAAGGTCGGGGTCTTCGAACACTCGACGGTCGCTCGGGATCTTCTTGGCCTAGTGCTCCGCTATTTCGGCGCTGAAACCTTGAGCCTCGGTCGCATCGAAGGGTTCGTGCCGGTGGATACCGAAGCTTTTTCGGACGACGTGTTCAATCCCTTGCGGGGGTGGCTTGCGGAGCACAAGCTCGACGCCATCGTTTCGGCAGACGGCGACGGTGACCGTCCGCTCCTGATGGACGGGAGAGGCGCCTTCGTGCGGGGGGATGTGCTGGGTCTCCTCACCGCCCGCTTCCTGGAAGCGCAGACGGTGGTGACCCCTGTGACCTCCAATTCTGGTATCGAGCGCACCGGTTCCTTTGAGCGGGTCGTCCGCACCAGGGTCGGCTCGCCCTATGTGGTCGCCGCCATGTCCGCTCTTGATGACGCTGTCGTTGGTTTCGAAGCAAATGGGGGCACGTTTATCGGCAAGAATGTTGCCGCGCGGGGAGCAGTGTTGTCGGAACTGGCGACACGCGACGCCGTGTTGCCTGTCCTTTGTGTGCTCGGCCTTTCGCAGCGCGAAGGGAAATCTGTCGATGAGGTGGTCGCGGCGCTGCCTTTGCAGCATGCGCTATCGGACCGGTTGCAGAACACGCCAAGCGATCAAAGCGCGGCCTTTCTTCGCCGGCTAGAACAAGACCGCGCCTATGCCGAACAGGTCTTTGCTCTTTACGGCATAGCCAAAATGGCCAGCATCGACGGACTGCAGGTTACGACGACACAAGGCGACATGGTGCACTTCCGCGCCTCCGGCAACGCGCCAGAACTGCGTTGTTACGTCGAAGGTGCGAGTGCGGAGAAAGCAACGGAACTGCTGGCCTGGGGTCTGGCTACTGCCGCACGCGAAGTCTCTTCTACGGCATTCAGTAATTAG
- a CDS encoding sugar transferase, whose translation MTLFDYALLVPPAGLGRRELDTPDQSHSGLPLHPNDDVVLRASGVELVAKRAMDVVGSAASLVVLLPLLIAITAAIKTTSRGPVLLRQKREGLGGRLFAMYKFRTMYDGEGDIAGTNQATGSDARVTTIGRLLRRTSMDELPQLLNVLLGQMSLVGPRPHVPNMLAGGVPYGELVPDYGKRHVAKPGMTGWRRPTGLEGRRRIATAPSLACTTTWPISRTGALPLIAGSWCGRWSGNLLLPAAADYPSS comes from the coding sequence ATGACGCTGTTCGACTATGCGCTGTTGGTTCCGCCTGCCGGTCTTGGGCGACGCGAGCTCGACACGCCAGATCAAAGCCACAGCGGATTGCCGCTTCACCCCAATGATGACGTGGTGCTGAGAGCATCCGGTGTCGAGCTTGTTGCCAAGCGGGCAATGGATGTCGTTGGGTCGGCCGCCAGTCTCGTCGTGCTCCTGCCGCTCCTTATTGCAATCACCGCGGCCATCAAGACGACGAGCCGCGGCCCCGTTCTGCTCCGCCAGAAGCGGGAGGGATTGGGTGGCCGGTTGTTCGCGATGTACAAGTTCCGCACGATGTATGATGGCGAGGGCGACATTGCCGGCACGAACCAGGCGACCGGCAGCGACGCGCGCGTGACCACTATCGGCCGGTTGTTGCGCAGGACTAGCATGGACGAGTTGCCGCAATTGTTGAACGTCCTGCTGGGACAGATGTCGCTGGTGGGACCGCGGCCGCATGTTCCCAACATGCTGGCCGGTGGGGTGCCCTATGGGGAACTCGTGCCCGATTATGGGAAGCGCCATGTAGCAAAGCCCGGCATGACCGGCTGGCGCAGGCCAACGGGTTTAGAGGGCCGACGACGGATCGCAACCGCGCCATCGCTCGCGTGCACCACGACCTGGCCTATATCCAGAACTGGAGCCTTGCCCTTGATTGCCGGATCATGGTGCGGACGCTGGTCCGGGAACTTACTTTTGCCAGCGGCAGCTGATTACCCGAGTTCTTGA